A region from the Paenarthrobacter aurescens genome encodes:
- the carA gene encoding glutamine-hydrolyzing carbamoyl-phosphate synthase small subunit — translation MPIVESNKVTDSKAATTPAPSAAVLVLEDGRMFRGRSYGAQGTALGEAVFATGMTGYQETITDPSYARQLVVQTAPHIGNTGVNSEDAESRRIWVAGYIVRDAARRPSNWRSERSLDDELVEQGIVGIQGVDTRAITRHLREHKTMRAGIFSGEAAQATDKELLDAVLASAPMEGAALAEEVSIDEAYVVEPKDHGWEGEPRFSIAAVDLGIKAMTPVRFAERGVRVHVLPATSTLEDVNAVKPDGFFMSNGPGDPATADHQVSLLRSVLDEKLPYFGICFGNQILGRALGFGTYKLRYGHRGINQPVMDRRTGKVEITSQNHGFAVDAPLNGSTVAPEERFGRVEVSHVSLNDDVVEGLACLDIPAFSVQYHPEAAAGPHDAAYLFDRFIDLMADTKAKATDAVPAKNTDSKTEDKK, via the coding sequence ATGCCGATAGTGGAAAGTAATAAAGTGACGGATAGTAAAGCAGCCACCACCCCCGCCCCCTCAGCAGCAGTACTGGTGCTCGAAGACGGCCGCATGTTCCGCGGCCGCAGCTACGGAGCCCAGGGAACCGCTCTTGGAGAGGCAGTCTTCGCCACCGGCATGACCGGCTACCAGGAGACCATTACCGATCCCTCCTACGCCCGCCAACTGGTGGTCCAGACGGCCCCCCACATTGGAAACACCGGCGTCAACAGCGAAGACGCTGAATCCCGCCGCATCTGGGTGGCCGGGTACATTGTGCGCGACGCCGCCCGCCGGCCCTCCAACTGGCGCTCCGAGCGCAGCCTTGATGACGAACTGGTGGAGCAGGGAATTGTTGGCATCCAGGGTGTGGACACCCGTGCCATCACCCGCCACCTCCGCGAGCACAAGACCATGCGTGCGGGCATTTTCTCCGGCGAAGCCGCACAGGCTACCGACAAGGAACTGCTGGACGCTGTCCTGGCCAGTGCTCCCATGGAAGGCGCGGCCCTGGCTGAGGAAGTCTCCATTGATGAGGCTTACGTCGTCGAACCCAAGGACCACGGCTGGGAGGGTGAGCCGCGCTTCTCCATCGCAGCCGTTGACCTCGGCATCAAGGCAATGACACCGGTGCGCTTTGCAGAGCGTGGAGTCCGTGTGCATGTCCTTCCTGCCACCTCCACCCTGGAGGACGTCAACGCAGTCAAGCCGGACGGCTTCTTCATGTCCAACGGACCTGGCGACCCCGCCACGGCAGACCACCAGGTCTCCTTGCTGCGCTCGGTTCTGGATGAGAAACTCCCGTACTTCGGCATCTGCTTTGGCAACCAGATCCTGGGCCGTGCCCTGGGTTTCGGCACCTACAAGCTCCGCTACGGACACCGCGGAATCAACCAGCCCGTCATGGATCGCCGCACCGGCAAGGTGGAAATCACCTCCCAGAACCACGGCTTTGCCGTTGACGCTCCACTGAACGGTTCCACTGTTGCGCCGGAAGAACGCTTCGGACGTGTGGAGGTCAGCCACGTTTCGTTGAACGACGACGTCGTTGAAGGGCTCGCCTGCCTCGACATCCCCGCGTTCTCGGTCCAGTACCACCCTGAAGCCGCGGCCGGACCCCACGATGCCGCTTACCTGTTCGACCGCTTCATCGACCTCATGGCCGACACCAAGGCCAAGGCCACAGACGCCGTCCCCGCAAAGAACACCGACTCCAAGACTGAGGACAAGAAGTAA
- the aroC gene encoding chorismate synthase has product MLRWLTAGESHGPALIGIVEGVPAGVELTSGQIRDALARRRLGYGRGARMKFEQDEVTIMGGVRHGLTQGGPVAIQVGNTEWPKWEQIMSADPVDPAVLADQARNAPLTRPRPGHADFTGMQKYGFDEARPVLERASARETATRVALGTVAAQFLKQLGIELVSHTVSIASVTVPEGRPVPLPKDVLALDADPLRCFDRQTSDAMVAEVDAAHKEGETLGGVVEVLAYGLPPGLGSYVHWDRRLDSRLAAALMGIQAIKGVEVGDGFLTAARRGSAAHDEILKDEDGRIVRQTNRAGGIEGGMSIGQVLRVRAAMKPIATVPRALRTIDVSTGEPAKAHHQRSDVCAVPAAGVVAEAMVALVLAEAVAEKFGGDSVAETQRNLESYLESIPATLDSVGR; this is encoded by the coding sequence ATGTTGCGTTGGTTGACTGCCGGTGAATCCCATGGTCCGGCCCTGATCGGAATTGTTGAAGGCGTGCCCGCCGGTGTTGAACTCACCAGCGGGCAGATTCGTGACGCGCTGGCGCGTCGCCGCCTGGGCTATGGGCGCGGTGCCCGCATGAAGTTTGAGCAGGACGAAGTAACCATCATGGGTGGTGTCCGGCACGGCCTTACCCAAGGCGGACCGGTGGCCATCCAGGTTGGAAATACCGAGTGGCCCAAGTGGGAGCAGATTATGTCTGCTGACCCCGTGGACCCCGCAGTCCTCGCCGATCAGGCCCGCAATGCTCCGCTGACCCGTCCCCGCCCGGGCCACGCCGACTTCACAGGCATGCAGAAATACGGTTTCGACGAAGCCCGCCCGGTCCTCGAGCGGGCCAGTGCCCGTGAAACTGCCACACGTGTGGCACTCGGCACCGTTGCAGCCCAGTTCTTGAAGCAACTGGGCATTGAGTTGGTAAGCCACACCGTCTCCATAGCAAGCGTGACAGTCCCGGAGGGGCGGCCCGTGCCGCTGCCCAAGGACGTCCTGGCCCTCGACGCCGATCCTTTGCGTTGCTTCGACCGACAGACCTCGGACGCCATGGTGGCTGAGGTGGACGCTGCGCACAAGGAAGGGGAAACCCTGGGCGGTGTAGTGGAGGTCCTGGCCTATGGGTTGCCGCCTGGTTTGGGCAGCTACGTCCACTGGGACCGTCGCCTCGACTCCCGCTTGGCCGCTGCACTGATGGGCATTCAGGCCATCAAGGGCGTAGAGGTGGGCGATGGCTTCCTCACGGCGGCTCGCCGTGGATCTGCTGCCCATGACGAAATCCTCAAGGACGAAGACGGCAGGATCGTCCGCCAAACCAACCGGGCCGGTGGCATTGAAGGCGGCATGAGCATTGGTCAAGTGCTTCGTGTTCGTGCAGCCATGAAGCCCATCGCCACCGTCCCGCGTGCTTTGCGCACCATTGATGTCAGCACCGGTGAGCCCGCCAAGGCCCACCACCAGCGCTCAGACGTTTGTGCTGTTCCGGCAGCCGGCGTCGTGGCCGAAGCCATGGTTGCCTTGGTTCTTGCCGAAGCAGTGGCCGAGAAATTCGGCGGGGACTCCGTTGCCGAAACACAGCGCAACCTGGAGAGCTACCTGGAAAGCATCCCGGCGACTTTGGACTCGGTTGGCCGGTAG
- the pyrR gene encoding bifunctional pyr operon transcriptional regulator/uracil phosphoribosyltransferase PyrR, which translates to MTEVTSAHVPSRVVLNQADIDRALTRIAHEILEANKGSQDLVLLGIPSRGYPLAVRLANKIAAADPTVNAGTIVGQLDVTMFRDDLSHQPTRPPRHTRLPLSGIDNKVVVLIDDVLYSGRTIRAALDALVDLGRPRIVRLAVLVDRGHRELPIRADHVGKNLPTSSSEKVRVHLEEIDLVDGVPVNEVVIEAGK; encoded by the coding sequence ATGACTGAAGTCACTTCAGCGCACGTGCCGTCGCGGGTTGTCCTCAATCAGGCGGACATTGATCGTGCGCTCACTCGTATCGCCCACGAGATCCTCGAAGCCAACAAAGGCTCCCAGGACCTGGTCCTGTTGGGCATTCCCAGCCGCGGTTATCCACTGGCCGTGCGGCTTGCCAACAAAATCGCAGCAGCGGACCCTACAGTCAACGCCGGGACAATTGTTGGCCAACTGGACGTCACCATGTTCCGTGACGATCTTTCCCACCAGCCCACCCGGCCCCCACGCCACACCCGGCTGCCCTTGTCCGGCATCGATAACAAAGTTGTTGTCCTGATTGACGACGTCCTGTACTCAGGCCGAACCATTCGTGCGGCTTTGGATGCTCTCGTTGACCTTGGCCGGCCGCGGATTGTCCGCCTGGCTGTCCTGGTGGACCGGGGACACCGGGAACTTCCCATCCGGGCGGATCACGTGGGCAAGAACCTTCCCACGTCCTCCTCTGAAAAGGTTCGTGTTCACCTCGAAGAGATCGACCTCGTTGATGGTGTTCCCGTCAACGAGGTAGTTATCGAGGCCGGCAAATGA
- the aroB gene encoding 3-dehydroquinate synthase, producing MSNEATVIKVTGQSVNENYDVVVGRGLLGTLPAKLGERVRRVLVIHPRALRLTGDTVRDELEAAGFTALTAEIPDAEEGKHIQVAAFCWQVLGQNDFTRSDAIVAVGGGAVTDLAGFVAATWLRGVKVIHMPTSLLGMVDASVGGKTGINTAEGKNLVGSFHPPAAVLADLDTLQTLPKNELISGMAEVIKCGFIADPAILDLVEKNTDAVMDPGSDVVRELIERAISVKADVVSQDLKESGLREILNYGHTLGHAIELVERYSWRHGAAVSVGMMFAAELSRSVGRLSDADADRHRSILESLGLPTTYRKDRWQGLLDGMRRDKKSRGDLLRFVVLDGVAKPGILEVPDTSLLFAAYQEIAS from the coding sequence GTGAGCAACGAAGCAACTGTCATCAAGGTGACCGGCCAGTCCGTGAATGAAAACTACGACGTCGTGGTGGGTCGGGGCCTGTTGGGCACGCTGCCGGCAAAGCTTGGCGAACGTGTCCGGCGCGTACTGGTGATCCACCCGCGGGCACTGCGCCTGACCGGCGATACCGTACGGGACGAGCTCGAAGCAGCTGGCTTCACGGCACTCACGGCGGAAATCCCGGATGCAGAGGAAGGCAAGCACATCCAGGTGGCAGCCTTCTGCTGGCAGGTACTGGGCCAAAACGACTTCACCCGCTCCGATGCCATTGTGGCAGTTGGCGGCGGGGCAGTGACGGACCTCGCCGGCTTTGTGGCAGCTACCTGGCTTCGTGGGGTGAAAGTTATTCACATGCCCACGTCCCTGCTGGGCATGGTTGATGCCTCTGTTGGCGGAAAGACCGGCATCAATACCGCCGAAGGCAAGAACCTGGTGGGCTCATTTCACCCGCCGGCTGCCGTCCTGGCTGACCTCGACACTCTGCAGACCCTGCCGAAGAACGAGCTCATTTCCGGAATGGCGGAGGTCATAAAATGCGGCTTCATCGCTGACCCGGCAATCCTGGACCTGGTGGAAAAGAACACCGATGCCGTGATGGACCCCGGATCCGATGTTGTCCGTGAGCTCATCGAACGCGCCATCTCGGTGAAGGCTGACGTGGTTTCCCAGGACCTCAAGGAATCAGGCCTCCGCGAGATCCTGAACTACGGGCACACCTTGGGCCATGCCATTGAGCTTGTGGAACGCTACTCCTGGCGCCATGGGGCTGCCGTATCAGTAGGGATGATGTTTGCTGCCGAATTGTCCCGCAGTGTGGGGCGCCTGTCCGATGCTGATGCGGACCGGCACCGGAGCATTCTGGAGAGCCTGGGATTGCCCACCACTTACCGCAAGGACCGCTGGCAGGGCCTTCTGGATGGGATGCGCCGGGACAAGAAATCCCGTGGCGACCTCCTCCGGTTTGTTGTCCTTGACGGTGTGGCCAAGCCGGGCATCCTCGAAGTCCCGGACACCTCGCTGCTCTTTGCCGCCTACCAGGAGATCGCATCATGA
- the efp gene encoding elongation factor P, which produces MATTNDIKNGTVLKLEGQLWNIIEFQHVKPGKGGAFVRTKMRNVMSGKVVDKTFNAGLKIETATVDRRDYQYLYQDGEDFVFMDTQDYDQITVSGATVGDATNFMLENQMVNIAIHEGTPLYIELPPSVVLEITYTEPGLQGDRSSAGTKPATVETGYEIQVPLFVEQGTKVKVDTRDGSYLGRVND; this is translated from the coding sequence GTGGCAACCACAAACGACATCAAGAACGGGACCGTACTGAAGCTCGAGGGCCAGCTCTGGAACATCATCGAGTTCCAGCACGTCAAGCCCGGCAAGGGCGGGGCCTTTGTCCGCACGAAGATGCGCAACGTCATGTCCGGCAAGGTGGTCGATAAAACCTTCAACGCCGGTTTGAAGATCGAAACTGCTACGGTTGACCGCCGCGATTACCAGTACCTTTACCAGGACGGCGAAGATTTCGTCTTCATGGACACCCAGGACTACGACCAAATCACTGTCTCCGGCGCAACTGTGGGCGATGCCACCAACTTCATGCTCGAAAACCAGATGGTCAACATTGCCATCCACGAGGGCACGCCGCTGTACATCGAACTGCCCCCGAGCGTCGTTCTCGAAATCACCTACACGGAGCCGGGCCTTCAGGGTGACCGCTCCTCGGCAGGCACCAAGCCGGCAACAGTGGAGACCGGTTACGAGATCCAGGTTCCGCTGTTCGTTGAGCAGGGCACCAAGGTTAAAGTTGACACTCGCGATGGCAGCTACCTGGGCCGGGTCAACGACTAG
- a CDS encoding shikimate kinase, whose translation MVRAIPDGRPVVLVGPMAVGKSAIGQQLAHQLHLPFIDTDAVVVAAHGSIADIFAGRGEHAFREIEARAVAKAIESAKREPAIISLGGGAVLDSGTQQLLGECTVVYLECDAETVAERIARNTGRPLLQGDAMTRWEALFATRRPVYERLADIVMDVRSGSVAEIGLHLEERLLQHAALKEEVEK comes from the coding sequence GTGGTCCGCGCTATCCCCGATGGCCGGCCTGTTGTTCTGGTTGGCCCCATGGCCGTGGGAAAATCGGCGATAGGCCAGCAGCTGGCGCACCAGCTGCATCTGCCGTTTATTGACACCGACGCAGTGGTTGTTGCTGCCCATGGCAGCATTGCCGATATTTTTGCCGGCAGGGGCGAACACGCCTTCCGTGAAATTGAGGCCCGTGCCGTGGCGAAAGCCATTGAGTCGGCGAAGAGGGAACCAGCGATTATTTCCCTTGGTGGAGGCGCGGTGCTGGACTCCGGAACGCAGCAATTGCTGGGGGAGTGCACAGTGGTTTACCTGGAGTGCGATGCTGAGACCGTTGCGGAGAGAATTGCGCGTAACACCGGGCGGCCCTTGCTGCAGGGCGACGCCATGACCCGCTGGGAGGCGTTGTTCGCCACCCGGCGTCCGGTCTATGAGCGGCTCGCGGACATTGTCATGGACGTCCGATCCGGATCCGTGGCGGAAATCGGCCTCCATTTGGAGGAGCGGCTGCTCCAGCATGCAGCCTTGAAAGAGGAAGTTGAAAAGTGA
- a CDS encoding dihydroorotase has product MAENTYLIRGAAILGGEAEDLLIRDGVIEARGKDLSAEDATVIDAQGLVALPGMVDVHTHLREPGREDAETVETGTRAAALGGFTAVHAMANSNPVADTAGVVEQVHSLGRASGWVDVRPVGAVTVGLAGEQLAELGAMADSRAQVRMFSDDGICVHDPVLMRRALEYVKAFDGVVAQHAQEPRLTAGAQMNEGAVSAVLGLTGWPAVAEESIIARDVLLAQHVGSRLHVCHVSTAGSVEIVRWAKARGINVTAEVTPHHLLLTDELVRSYDPVYKVNPPLRTDADVQALREGLADGTIDVVGTDHAPHPSEHKECEWAQAAMGMTGLETALSVVQETMIETGLMTWADFARVTSFTPAVIGRVADQGRPLEVGEPANVILVDPAARWTVDPHKMATMGRNSPFKGKELPGSVVATFFKGHPTVLDGQLNTPYRYPAVSSN; this is encoded by the coding sequence ATGGCCGAGAACACCTACCTGATTCGTGGGGCCGCCATCCTCGGCGGCGAAGCTGAAGACCTCTTGATCCGCGACGGCGTCATTGAAGCACGCGGCAAGGACCTGTCCGCGGAGGACGCAACTGTCATTGATGCCCAGGGCCTCGTCGCCCTGCCGGGCATGGTGGACGTTCATACGCACTTGCGCGAACCCGGCCGCGAAGACGCCGAAACCGTGGAGACCGGCACGCGTGCTGCTGCGCTGGGCGGTTTCACCGCTGTCCACGCCATGGCCAACAGCAACCCCGTGGCAGATACGGCCGGGGTAGTGGAACAGGTTCACAGCCTGGGCCGCGCTTCCGGTTGGGTGGATGTCCGCCCGGTTGGCGCAGTCACCGTGGGCTTGGCAGGAGAGCAGTTGGCAGAGCTGGGCGCCATGGCGGACTCCCGCGCCCAAGTGCGGATGTTCTCCGATGACGGCATCTGCGTTCACGATCCCGTCCTGATGCGCCGTGCCCTGGAATACGTCAAAGCGTTCGACGGCGTGGTGGCCCAGCACGCGCAGGAGCCCCGCCTGACTGCCGGTGCACAGATGAATGAAGGCGCAGTGTCCGCCGTGCTGGGGCTTACCGGTTGGCCGGCTGTTGCCGAGGAAAGCATCATTGCCCGCGATGTCCTGCTGGCCCAGCATGTAGGTTCCCGCCTCCACGTATGCCACGTCTCCACTGCAGGATCCGTGGAAATTGTGCGCTGGGCCAAGGCGCGCGGCATCAACGTTACCGCCGAGGTCACACCGCACCACCTGCTGCTGACCGATGAACTGGTTCGCAGCTACGATCCCGTGTACAAGGTCAACCCGCCGCTGCGCACCGATGCTGACGTTCAGGCGCTCCGTGAAGGCCTGGCCGATGGCACCATCGACGTCGTGGGAACCGACCACGCCCCGCATCCCAGCGAGCATAAGGAATGTGAATGGGCGCAGGCGGCAATGGGCATGACCGGTCTTGAAACCGCCTTGTCCGTGGTGCAGGAGACCATGATCGAAACCGGCCTTATGACCTGGGCGGACTTCGCCAGGGTTACCTCGTTCACGCCTGCAGTGATCGGACGCGTCGCTGATCAGGGCCGTCCCTTGGAAGTAGGCGAACCTGCCAACGTCATCCTGGTGGACCCGGCTGCGCGTTGGACCGTTGACCCGCATAAAATGGCAACCATGGGCCGCAATTCACCGTTCAAGGGCAAGGAGCTGCCCGGATCCGTGGTGGCGACCTTCTTCAAAGGCCATCCCACGGTCCTCGACGGTCAGCTCAACACGCCCTACAGGTACCCGGCAGTCAGCAGCAACTAA
- a CDS encoding tetratricopeptide repeat protein, translating to MTVTVREGVSDWPTAGFPGVRMNPDTLLPVVVNEEVMESALAASEDPADRIMALLLDNQPKEAAELLAEARYKDPESFRLRIFEAEVHRATNRLDRAVQLFKHLLQDVQGSPKEAIVHQYLGRAYFVSGNALAASEEFARALDLRVAMAADAALIYSSAVALQRARNVLELAS from the coding sequence ATGACCGTCACTGTCCGTGAAGGCGTCAGCGATTGGCCCACCGCCGGATTCCCGGGCGTCAGGATGAACCCGGACACCTTGCTTCCTGTGGTTGTCAACGAAGAAGTCATGGAGTCCGCACTTGCAGCCTCTGAAGACCCTGCGGACCGGATCATGGCTCTTTTGCTGGACAACCAGCCCAAAGAAGCGGCGGAACTCCTGGCCGAGGCCCGTTACAAAGACCCGGAGTCGTTCCGGTTGAGGATTTTTGAAGCCGAAGTCCATAGGGCTACCAACCGGCTGGACCGTGCTGTCCAGTTGTTCAAGCACCTGCTCCAGGATGTTCAGGGCAGCCCCAAGGAAGCGATTGTTCACCAGTACCTGGGCCGGGCCTACTTTGTCAGCGGAAACGCTTTGGCGGCATCGGAGGAATTCGCCAGGGCCTTGGACCTTCGCGTGGCCATGGCCGCCGATGCTGCGCTGATCTACTCCTCCGCTGTTGCCCTCCAAAGGGCGCGGAATGTCCTGGAACTGGCTTCCTGA
- a CDS encoding PrsW family intramembrane metalloprotease: MTMNHHGQPGGQPYPRPYLEPGANPTWIGRVQPGNYQPAPGNPTSLPRQTWAIPPAPQARPSWGTLPLLIGAVVLVLGSLFLVVPFLLGNTGVTGFVIGFIASLIPLTVVLLTVRLIDRWEPEPKRLLWFAFTWGAAVSIAGTLLIQPLFALAAPTSSEEAFTYFMATVQAPIVEEFTKSLGLLVLILAARKYFDGPVDGVVFAFTIAAGFAFTENILYFGREIASSNDPGTDLVRIFILRGVMSPFAHAVFTGTTGLIMGFAARKWHSGYAVLAFFIGLLPAMFLHNRWNSMGQNFLVEYFVVQVPIFLVAAVGIILLRVAEGKLTRQRLLEYARAGWFTPAEVEMLATSRGRRQAIRWASSRGRGRAMKSFIKGATALAFTRQRILSGRDVHVHQHDELELLRKIPTLRAAVLQ; this comes from the coding sequence ATGACCATGAACCACCACGGCCAACCCGGCGGTCAGCCCTATCCCCGGCCTTATCTGGAACCTGGCGCGAACCCCACGTGGATCGGCCGCGTCCAGCCCGGGAATTATCAACCGGCCCCCGGTAATCCGACGTCGCTCCCCCGTCAAACGTGGGCCATCCCACCAGCGCCGCAAGCACGCCCGTCCTGGGGGACGCTTCCGTTGCTCATCGGTGCAGTTGTACTGGTTCTCGGCAGCCTGTTCCTGGTGGTTCCGTTTCTGTTGGGCAACACCGGCGTCACCGGATTTGTGATCGGCTTCATTGCCTCCCTGATTCCTCTTACCGTGGTTCTCCTGACGGTGCGTCTGATCGACCGGTGGGAACCAGAACCAAAGAGGCTGCTGTGGTTCGCGTTCACATGGGGCGCTGCGGTTTCCATCGCAGGAACACTCCTCATCCAGCCGCTCTTCGCCCTTGCCGCGCCCACCTCCAGTGAAGAAGCCTTTACGTACTTCATGGCGACAGTCCAAGCCCCCATCGTGGAGGAATTCACCAAATCGCTGGGGCTGCTGGTCCTGATACTGGCAGCACGCAAGTACTTTGACGGTCCTGTTGACGGCGTGGTGTTTGCCTTCACCATTGCCGCGGGCTTCGCCTTCACGGAGAACATCCTCTACTTTGGACGGGAAATAGCCTCATCCAACGACCCCGGTACTGACTTAGTACGGATATTCATTCTCCGCGGTGTCATGTCTCCGTTCGCGCACGCAGTATTCACGGGGACAACGGGCTTGATCATGGGTTTTGCCGCCCGTAAGTGGCACTCGGGGTACGCGGTATTGGCATTCTTCATCGGATTGCTGCCTGCCATGTTCCTGCATAACCGGTGGAACAGCATGGGCCAGAACTTCCTGGTGGAATACTTCGTGGTTCAGGTCCCGATCTTCCTCGTGGCCGCGGTGGGAATCATCCTTCTACGGGTCGCTGAAGGCAAACTCACCCGGCAGCGGCTCCTGGAATATGCCCGGGCAGGGTGGTTCACTCCGGCCGAAGTGGAGATGCTGGCTACCTCGCGAGGACGCCGGCAGGCTATCCGCTGGGCATCATCGCGCGGACGCGGTCGCGCAATGAAATCCTTTATCAAGGGAGCCACGGCACTGGCATTTACCCGGCAGCGGATTCTTAGCGGCCGCGACGTCCACGTCCATCAGCATGACGAGCTTGAGCTCCTCAGGAAAATCCCAACGCTCAGGGCAGCGGTCCTCCAGTAA
- a CDS encoding aspartate carbamoyltransferase catalytic subunit — protein MKHLLSTENLSLFDAIRVLDTAEEMSAVGEREVKKLPALRGRTVVNLFFEDSTRTRISFEAAAKRLSADVINFAAKGSSVSKGESLKDTAQTLAAMGADAVVIRHWASGAPHRLAATDWIDAAVINAGDGTHEHPTQALLDAFTMRRHWSQVNGIESTGADLKGMRVAIAGDVLHSRVARSNVWLLKTLGAEVTLVAPPTLLPIGVEHWPCKVSYNLDETLEAGIDAMMMLRVQGERMNASFFPSTREYSRRWGFDDARLRALDNLGMKDTIIMHPGPMNRGLEISSAAADSPRSTVLAQVRNGVSVRMAALYLLLSGDSREAAPNVSQSSKETN, from the coding sequence ATGAAGCACCTCCTTTCCACAGAGAACCTCAGTCTTTTTGATGCCATCCGCGTACTGGATACGGCCGAGGAAATGTCCGCCGTGGGTGAACGCGAAGTAAAGAAACTGCCGGCCCTTCGTGGCCGGACGGTGGTGAACCTCTTCTTTGAGGACTCCACCCGTACCCGCATCAGCTTCGAGGCCGCAGCAAAGCGACTGTCAGCCGATGTCATCAACTTCGCCGCCAAGGGATCCTCCGTATCCAAGGGGGAGTCGCTCAAGGACACAGCGCAGACACTCGCTGCGATGGGTGCGGACGCAGTCGTGATCCGGCACTGGGCATCGGGTGCGCCACATCGCCTTGCAGCCACTGACTGGATCGACGCAGCCGTCATCAATGCTGGCGACGGCACCCATGAGCACCCAACGCAGGCATTGCTGGACGCCTTCACCATGCGTCGGCACTGGTCACAGGTCAACGGCATCGAGTCCACGGGGGCGGACCTCAAAGGCATGCGCGTAGCGATTGCCGGTGATGTCCTGCACTCCCGCGTTGCCCGTTCCAATGTTTGGTTGCTCAAGACCCTTGGCGCCGAAGTCACGCTCGTGGCGCCACCCACCCTGCTGCCCATCGGCGTCGAGCACTGGCCTTGCAAGGTCAGCTACAACCTGGATGAGACCCTGGAAGCCGGAATCGACGCCATGATGATGCTCCGTGTCCAGGGTGAGCGCATGAACGCCTCGTTTTTCCCCTCAACCCGCGAGTACTCCCGCCGATGGGGTTTCGATGACGCACGGCTCCGCGCGCTCGATAACCTGGGCATGAAGGACACCATCATCATGCACCCCGGCCCCATGAACCGTGGCCTGGAGATTTCTTCGGCAGCGGCCGATTCGCCGCGCTCAACAGTGCTCGCACAGGTGCGAAACGGTGTTTCGGTCCGCATGGCCGCCCTATACCTGCTGCTTTCCGGGGACTCCCGTGAAGCCGCCCCGAACGTTAGCCAGTCCAGCAAGGAGACCAACTGA
- the nusB gene encoding transcription antitermination factor NusB has protein sequence MSARGKARSRALEVLFEAEQRSVSAFDAMTARREKTDLVINPYTVEIVEGVVSMQATIDEFLQTYAQGWTLERMPSVDRIILRIGAWELLYNDEVPDGVAVSEAVALAKTMSTDESPAFINGLLGRLQKLKPSLLA, from the coding sequence GTGAGCGCCCGCGGTAAAGCCCGTAGCAGGGCACTTGAAGTACTTTTCGAGGCGGAGCAACGTTCCGTTTCGGCTTTCGACGCGATGACAGCGCGCCGGGAGAAGACCGATCTTGTTATCAATCCCTACACGGTGGAAATCGTCGAGGGTGTTGTGTCCATGCAGGCAACCATCGATGAGTTCCTGCAAACGTACGCCCAGGGCTGGACGCTGGAGCGGATGCCCTCTGTTGACCGCATCATCCTCCGCATCGGTGCCTGGGAACTTCTCTATAACGACGAAGTTCCGGACGGCGTTGCCGTCAGCGAAGCTGTGGCTCTCGCCAAGACCATGTCTACGGACGAGTCGCCCGCGTTCATCAATGGGCTTCTTGGCCGGCTCCAGAAGCTGAAGCCCTCGCTCCTGGCATAA